A section of the Hevea brasiliensis isolate MT/VB/25A 57/8 chromosome 17, ASM3005281v1, whole genome shotgun sequence genome encodes:
- the LOC131175455 gene encoding probable terpene synthase 6, protein MLYFSFLSSWRKMEMQPHLHPNTDQTKIRSVFPPPVWDSYSFTSFSLLDSEYESWTRRVETLKEKVKDMLMADASNPIKKIELINLLCRLGLSYHFEREIEEQLIHIFNWVPQLFDENDYDLYTTALLFQVLRQHGFKMTCDVFKKFKDSNGEFKKSIIKDVRGILSLYEASFMSVHGEDILDEALEFTRSQLESLAMQSKPHYSERIKNALILPFHKGVPRVEAWQYICFYEKEESPNEFLLEFAKLDFNRVQLLQREELKVMARWWKDLNLAEKLPYARDRLVEIYFWACSIQFEPHLALSRMMMAKYLKMISLADDTCDAYATMKEVNAFTDAIERCSIDATDELPDYMKVFYKELLNLFEETENIASKEGRSYCAYYVKEEFKNLLRSYRMEAQWFNEGYVPTFDVYLQNGSESSSYGLIVAAGFIGMEKIAGIKEYQWLQSNPKIVKALKVLGRLENDIVSHQAEQKRGDSASSVECYMKEHDVLEKKAVEEILKICANAWKDINEECMKPTALPSPILQLLVNLARITEVCYRFDDSYTNSSSVQDKITALFLEPLPLQDQVNI, encoded by the exons ATGCTATacttctccttcctttcctcctGGCGAAAAATGGAAATGCAACCTCATTTACACCCAAACACTGACCAAACCAAAATTCGCTCAGTGTTCCCTCCTCCTGTGTGGGATTCTTACAGCTTTACTTCTTTTTCTTTGCTGGACTCA GAATATGAATCGTGGACTAGACGGGTGGAAACGCTCAAAGAAAAGGTCAAAGACATGTTAATGGCTGATGCAAGTAATCCGATCAAGAAAATTGAATtgattaacttattatgccgtCTTGGTTTATCATATCATTTTGAGAGGGAAATTGAAGaacaattaattcatatttttaacTGGGTTCCTCAACTCTTTGATGAAAATGATTATGATCTCTACACTACAGCTCTCCTTTTTCAAGTCTTGAGACAACACGGATTCAAAATGACTTGTG ATGTGTTCAAGAAATTCAAGGACAGCAATGGAGAGTTCAAGAAGAGCATCATCAAAGATGTGAGAGGCATTCTCAGCTTGTATGAAGCAAGTTTTATGAGTGTGCATGGAGAAGATATTCTCGATGAAGCTCTTGAATTTACAAGGTCACAACTGGAGTCATTGGCTATGCAATCAAAACCCCATTATTCTGAACGTATAAAGAATGCTCTGATCCTTCCGTTTCACAAGGGAGTACCCAGAGTAGAGGCATGGCAATACATCTGTTTCTATGAAAAAGAAGAATCTCCAAATGAATTCCTACTCGAATTTGCAAAATTAGATTTCAATCGAGTGCAATTATTGCAGAGAGAGGAGCTCAAGGTGATGGCAAG GTGGTGGAAAGACTTAAATCTTGCAGAGAAACTTCCCTATGCAAGAGACAGACTTGTGGAAATCTATTTCTGGGCGTGTTCCATTCAGTTTGAGCCTCATCTTGCTCTTTCAAGGATGATGATGGCCAAGTATTTGAAAATGATATCACTAGCTGATGACACATGCGATGCATATGCTACAATGAAGGAAGTCAATGCCTTCACAGATGCTATCGAGAG GTGCAGTATTGATGCTACTGACGAACTGCCAGATTACATGAAAGTTTTCTACAAGGAATTACTGAATCTTTTTGAGGAAACAGAGAATATTGCGAGTAAGGAAGGAAGATCCTACTGTGCCTATTACGTAAAAGAAGAA TTTAAAAACTTGTTGAGATCCTATCGCATGGAGGCACAGTGGTTTAATGAAGGGTATGTGCCAACATTTGATGTGTATTTGCAAAATGGTTCTGAGTCAAGCAGCTATGGCTTAATTGTAGCAGCAGGCTTTATAGGAATGGAAAAGATTGCAGGGATCAAGGAATATCAGTGGCTTCAAAGTAACCCAAAAATTGTCAAAGCTCTCAAGGTACTTGGGCGTCTTGAGAACGACATAGTATCCCACCAG GCCGAGCAAAAGAGAGGAGACTCTGCTTCATCGGTAGAGTGCTACATGAAAGAACATGATGTTTTAGAAAAGAAGGCTGTGGAAGAGATTCTTAAAATTTGCGCAAATGCATGGAAGGACATCAACGAAGAATGCATGAAGCCAACTGCTCTGCCAAGTCCTATTCTCCAATTGTTGGTTAACCTTGCTCGAATAACAGAGGTTTGTTACAGATTTGACGACTCCTACACCAACTCATCAAGTGTGCAAGATAAAATTACAGCATTGTTTCTGGAGCCACTTCCTTTGCAAGACCAAGTTAATATATAA